The sequence below is a genomic window from Desulfobulbus oligotrophicus.
TATTGATCTGCCTGCTGCAGTTGTTGTTCAGTATGGATACGTTTGTGCTGCTCCTGGGCAAGGGCCTGCCTGCTAGCCTCGATTTTCAGCGCATCCTGCCTGCACTCCTCTTCACCTTCTGCAACAGTCTGCTGTTGATCAGCAAGCCTCTGATCAAGGAGGCGGACCCTTTGCAGTACAGGTGCAGCTTTTTTCAGCTCCTCTTTGACACGCATGGTCTGCTGCTCTGCTGCCTTGTGTTCCCGGGCCTGATGCGTGACAGCGGCTTCCAGTTGTGGAAGCATCTTTTCCTCTCTGGCCAGCTTCCCCTGATCGTCTGCCTGCTGTTTGCGGACAGCGATCAACCGTGCATAGGTACCATCGAGCAAGGCTGCCTGCATTGCCTGATTAAGCCTGTCGCGCTCCGGCTGAAAGGCGGCACTCTCCTTGTGCAGCCTGTTTGCCTCATTGATCAGATCAATACGTTCTTTTTGCAGGGCATCGATGATGTTGAGCCAGGCGATACCTTTTTCTGCCACCGCAACCCTGGCCGTGCGTTCCTGAGCCTCTTTCTTCTTTATTTCAAGCGTCTGCCCTACCTCCTGTTCCTGTTCAGAAGTTAACACAACGATTCCCGCTGTCTCTGCTTCAAGAACAGCCAACTTCTCCCGTGCCTGCTGCTTTTGTTCATGAACCCGCACAGATATCCGGCTGTAGATTGTCGTGCCTGTTATCTGTTCCAGGATCGGCGCCCGATCATCAGGTGCAGCCTGGAGAAATGCGGCAAAACCGCCCTGGGCCAACAGCATGGATCGGGTGAAACGGTCAAAATCCATACCTGTTGCCGATTCAATCTGTTCCGCCACCTCTCTTATCTTTGACTCAACAATTGCACCTGTATCAGCATGGGCGATTTCATGTTTCGGAGCCTGAAGCTCACCATCCGGACTTCTCCGTGCCCGGTGCTGGCTCCAATGGCTGCGAAAACGTCCGGCCTGCGTTTCGAAAGTCACCTCGGCAAAACACTCACCGGTCCGGCGGGACATGATCTCATTTGTGCTTTTGGTGACCCTGTTCAGGCGGGGAGTCCGCCCGTACAGCGCAAGACAGACAGCATCAAGGACCGTACTCTTACCGGCCCCCGTAGGGCCGGTGATGGCAAAGATCCCGTCGGCTGTATAGGCGGGATGCGTCAGATCTATCTCCCATTCACCGAACAGTGAATTGAGATTTTTGAAACGTATCTGCAGTATTCTCATCAACAGCCTCTCTATTCAGCCTGTACATCGTCTTCAGCAAGTGACAGAAGCGTTTCCCGGTAAGTGCGCAACAGTTCCGGACGCTGCTCTTCCGCCACTCCATGCATCTCAAGGCAGCGCACAAACACCTCCTCGGCGTTCAGGTCGTCAAGGGTCTCCTGTGCAGCAGTCTGCCGCAGTACCTGCTCGAAAACACGGGTATTCTTGATCCGCAAAATCCCCATTTCCGTACCGGCAACAGCTCTTTGCAAACGCTCACGCAGATCACCGATGACCTCATCCCCCTCGTAGATCACTTCCAGCCAGGCACGAGAATCAGCGGCCACAAGTTGCATAATGCGGCTCTGTATAGTACTCCAGTCGCCCCTGATCTGTTCGAGCTTCTGCAACACCGGTACATCGATTAACTGCACAGATACGGCTGAACCGTTACAGGCAACCCGGCAAACACTCTTCTGGTGCTGTGCCTCTCCAAACCCCATGGGCAAGGGAGACCCGCTGTACCTGATGGTCTCAAGACCGCCTACCATCTGCGGAACATGGAGATGTCCCAGCGCCACATAGGTAAAACAGGGTGGAAAGATCCGGGCAGTGACATGGGCCAGGGAACCGATGTACAGTTCACGCACACCATCTCCGTCGACAGTTTTTCCTCCGCTGGTAAACAGATGTCCCATGCCGACAATGGGGATGTCGGCTCCCAGTTGCCGGCGTTTTTGCAGGGCTGCGGCAGCAACTGCGGCATACTGACGATGAAGACCATCAAGCAGCTTCTGTTCCTTGTCTTCGATGCTCTCCCCTGCCTCGGCAACGCGAATATCACGGTCCCGAAGATAGGGCACAGCGCAGACCAGCAGCTCGGGAACATCCTGGTCATCATAGAGAACCAGGACCTCGTCTTCAGGATCATCGGTAATGTTGCCGATCACATGAATATCAAGAGCTTTGAGCAGTTCTTTGGGCGCATTGAGAAAAGACGGCGAGTCATGATTACCGGCAATGATAACCACATGCCGACAGG
It includes:
- a CDS encoding exonuclease SbcCD subunit D C-terminal domain-containing protein, coding for MNILHTSDWHIGRSLYGKKRYAEFDAFLTWLLTTIQDHSIRVLLVAGDIFDSSTPSNRAQSLYYSFLYRVAASSCRHVVIIAGNHDSPSFLNAPKELLKALDIHVIGNITDDPEDEVLVLYDDQDVPELLVCAVPYLRDRDIRVAEAGESIEDKEQKLLDGLHRQYAAVAAAALQKRRQLGADIPIVGMGHLFTSGGKTVDGDGVRELYIGSLAHVTARIFPPCFTYVALGHLHVPQMVGGLETIRYSGSPLPMGFGEAQHQKSVCRVACNGSAVSVQLIDVPVLQKLEQIRGDWSTIQSRIMQLVAADSRAWLEVIYEGDEVIGDLRERLQRAVAGTEMGILRIKNTRVFEQVLRQTAAQETLDDLNAEEVFVRCLEMHGVAEEQRPELLRTYRETLLSLAEDDVQAE